From the Opitutus sp. ER46 genome, one window contains:
- a CDS encoding SulP family inorganic anion transporter — MPEAKPQYPLINEVWGGFAATLVALPAAIGYGVAVYGGLGAEYVGYGVRAGLIGAIVLGFVTAAIGGAPRLISAPSAPAAAILASVAATLSAAQSSQVPERVLMLLGIMVLIAGALQALYGALGGGRLIKFIPYPVVAGYLSAVAVMILLQQLPRFLGVGAKSSGWQVLFSPAAWQWSAITVGTTTILGMVFLPRVIRRIPAAILGLACGVATYFVLALGHAALLRTVGNPLVLGDVAPGDIVGAQGAEAMLRALRQVGWDDIASLLAPAVALSILLSVDSLKTCVIVDALTFGRHGSNRTLLGQGAGNCMAALLGGMPGSGTMGATLVNIESGGRTRASGALEGAFVLLAVLVFGRWIAWVPLASLAGILIVVACRMVDVQSLRLVRQRSTVLDFLVVATVIAVAVTTNLMAAAGAGVALAMLLFIRDQIRGSVLRRKTHGGQTSSKQHRLPTEQAILDRFGTETTICELQGSLFFGTTDQLYRELETDLKTSRFLILDLRRVQSLDYTARHLFAQFDALLRQHGGSLLFSRVPARPELRDYLSTTPSAEDGPGPRTFATLDDALQWAEDRILAEHLPERIDTAAPLALREFELFRGVTDIAALSALAASVTERHLGAGEVVFQAGDSSDALYLVRRGIVRVMLPLKGSGYHTLATFGRGTFFGEMAFLVHGTRSANAVATTEADVYLVTRARFDAVVRAHPTVGEQVFEQLAYTLAVRLRHADSELRAFYET; from the coding sequence ATGCCCGAAGCGAAGCCTCAATATCCGTTGATCAATGAAGTGTGGGGCGGATTTGCCGCCACGCTTGTCGCCCTGCCGGCGGCGATCGGCTACGGCGTGGCGGTGTATGGTGGGCTCGGGGCGGAGTACGTCGGCTACGGAGTTCGTGCCGGCCTGATTGGCGCCATCGTGCTGGGGTTCGTGACGGCCGCGATCGGTGGCGCTCCACGGCTCATCTCTGCGCCGAGCGCACCTGCGGCGGCGATCCTCGCTTCGGTCGCGGCCACGCTATCGGCCGCGCAATCCAGCCAGGTGCCGGAGCGGGTCCTGATGCTGCTCGGGATCATGGTCCTGATCGCCGGTGCCTTGCAGGCATTGTACGGCGCGCTGGGCGGCGGCAGGCTGATCAAATTCATCCCCTATCCGGTAGTCGCCGGTTACCTGAGCGCGGTCGCGGTCATGATCCTGCTGCAGCAGCTCCCGAGGTTTCTCGGCGTGGGGGCCAAATCGTCGGGGTGGCAGGTGCTCTTCTCTCCGGCGGCCTGGCAGTGGTCCGCCATCACGGTGGGCACGACGACCATCCTTGGAATGGTATTCCTGCCCCGGGTCATTCGCCGGATTCCCGCGGCGATACTCGGACTCGCGTGTGGCGTCGCCACGTACTTCGTCCTCGCGCTTGGCCATGCCGCCTTGCTCCGGACGGTCGGCAATCCGCTCGTGCTGGGTGACGTGGCGCCCGGTGACATCGTGGGCGCACAGGGAGCGGAGGCCATGTTGCGCGCCTTGCGGCAGGTCGGATGGGACGACATTGCCTCCCTCCTCGCCCCCGCGGTGGCGCTCTCGATCCTGCTGTCGGTGGATTCGCTGAAGACCTGCGTGATCGTCGATGCGCTCACCTTCGGCCGGCACGGCTCCAATCGCACGCTCCTGGGCCAGGGTGCGGGGAACTGCATGGCTGCGCTGCTCGGCGGGATGCCGGGCTCGGGCACGATGGGCGCCACGCTGGTCAACATTGAAAGCGGCGGCCGCACGCGCGCCTCGGGTGCGCTGGAGGGGGCGTTTGTCCTGCTCGCCGTGCTCGTGTTCGGCCGCTGGATCGCATGGGTGCCGCTGGCGAGCCTCGCCGGGATCCTGATCGTGGTCGCCTGCCGGATGGTTGACGTGCAGAGCCTGCGACTCGTGCGCCAGCGTTCCACCGTGCTTGATTTCCTGGTAGTCGCGACGGTGATCGCCGTGGCCGTGACCACGAACCTGATGGCTGCAGCCGGCGCCGGCGTGGCGCTCGCCATGCTGCTTTTCATCCGCGATCAGATTCGCGGGAGCGTGCTGCGGCGGAAGACGCATGGCGGGCAGACCTCCTCGAAGCAGCATCGACTGCCAACCGAACAGGCGATCCTCGATCGGTTCGGCACCGAGACCACGATCTGCGAACTGCAGGGCAGCCTGTTTTTCGGCACAACGGATCAGTTGTATCGCGAGCTCGAGACCGACCTGAAGACGAGTCGCTTCCTGATCCTCGACCTGCGGCGGGTGCAGTCGCTCGACTACACGGCGCGACATCTGTTTGCGCAGTTCGACGCGCTCCTGCGCCAGCATGGCGGGAGTCTCCTCTTCAGTCGCGTGCCGGCCCGGCCCGAGTTGCGCGATTACCTGAGCACCACCCCCTCCGCGGAAGACGGGCCGGGGCCGCGCACGTTTGCCACGCTCGACGACGCTTTGCAGTGGGCCGAGGACCGCATCCTGGCGGAGCATCTTCCCGAGCGGATAGACACCGCGGCACCGCTCGCGCTACGCGAGTTTGAACTGTTTCGCGGGGTGACGGACATCGCCGCGCTGTCTGCGTTGGCGGCGAGCGTCACCGAGCGCCACCTGGGCGCCGGCGAAGTGGTGTTCCAGGCCGGTGATTCGTCGGACGCCTTGTACCTGGTCCGGCGTGGCATCGTGCGCGTGATGTTGCCACTCAAGGGCAGTGGCTATCACACCCTCGCGACTTTCGGGCGCGGCACGTTCTTCGGTGAGATGGCCTTCCTGGTCCATGGCACCCGGTCGGCCAACGCCGTGGCCACCACCGAGGCCGACGTCTACCTGGTCACCCGCGCGCGCTTCGACGCGGTCGTGCGGGCTCACCCGACCGTGGGCGAGCAGGTATTCGAGCAACTCGCCTACACGCTCGCCGTGCGGCTGCGGCACGCCGACTCCGAGCTTCGTGCATTTTACGAGACGTGA